ACACCAATTGTATTAGTAGTAGATGCAACcgaagaattaatttgataagcTGTGCCTAAAATAGGCAATGGACATGCCATCATTATTCCCGAATCTCCTTGCTGTTTACATTCATCTtgctaaaatatcaatatttttattaaaatttgttattcaacattcacttataatatattttttatgttgttATATACAattgctatatataatatttaccaaTAATTTTGCAGATTTCCTGTCTGCGAATTTATTGTCATTTCGTCGAATTGTTCTTCCATTTTCGCGCGATTCCTTTGGTGATTCTTTATTAGAATCTTCTGTATCAGGAAGAATCGATACAACTTGCATTTCTGAATTACTTTGATCTTCTGATTCTACAACCATTTCCATTTGTACAGTTCCATGATTATCTGTTTCTTCTAGATATTCACTTTGCATATGATCCATAGCCTCAGTCAAAGAATCCTCACAATTTTcctatcaatataattaattattaatataatcagtaataaaatcaatataattaaatcattaatataatatatattattaaaataaactttaagaaAAAGTCAATTGTATAACTACTCACCactctttctattttaattttttttatagaatgttTAACATCTTCTTCATCAGAAGGCATTTGCAAATGTGAtacatcttcttcttcttcctcttcttcttcatcttcaacTTCACCTCCAACATCTTCACTTGGATCTTTTATTTGTGCCTCATCTAATTCATCATCTGTTTCTAATCTTTCAACAACATATTCCACTTCATCTTcgttttcttctatttcagTTTGAGTATGTTCTATAGCCTaatgtttcaattaatttctattaaaatattgcttaATACAATATCTTCTTctctaaatatacaaataagtaTGTACAATATTacagttataatatatatttttcatatcttatatgtatttaataaatagaaaattatttacttaattattttaacttataattaatttataattaataatttaaaatatattaatataattaaaaatataaacctcAATTTCTTCAACTTCTTCTACTTCAACCTCTTCTCCTATATTTGCCTTTCGGGCTGCagccttctttttttcttccgctTCGTGTAATAGAGCTGCACGTTGATGTTTCATCGTACATGTATGTTTTAACAAAGACAGTCGATGCGCATGAAGATTTTTCTTGCAATACATACAGTAGGCACGTGTTGGTTGAAATGGTACGGATGTCAACCATCCTACGgtaaaatatcatatcaagtatttttttcttatttcttaaatattatttcttcttttaaaggATTGCGATACAATTTCCCTTGCAACGTGCAGTTTCACTAAACACACTTTAACCGTATGGTAACATCGATTTGAAGATTGACTTAACCAGTAGTATTTTTACTGGTAACTTATTAACGCTAGTGACATGATACATACACAACAGTATTCAGTAATCATGCTGTATACTGATGAATATAATCTactaaattttcttatctttataaaaagtttcacattcaaaattatttaaatgtaaatattaaatcatagatttaaaatacaattaaatacaattaattatttcacagttatttattttgtataaaaatagatatgtattcgaaataataatgataatcatgtgcaattttaaattttaatgaagaaaCAAAGTATCAGAATGTCATGTCTAAATGGAAAtgctaaaattgaaaaatatattcagcaATTCTTgatataatgaagaaaaatcaaatatatgtgAGAATCGTTTActctctaaaaataatttgttaatcaaAGTTGATGCTGGTTAAAGCCGTGACGAAACGAAGTTGAAACGATTATTGTATGCATGTATCCAGCATGGCACATATACAGCGCATTATAGAAATgagtatttttcttattcgataGTGAGCTATTTTAAAAcaagcaataaataataacagggAGTACCTTTAAAATCAGGCATTTGTTCCCATTCTTTACGATATCGTTGCGTATAGACACGCGTCTTGGCATGGCTGATTTTTCCTGTTGGAGTAAGACGCTGACCAGTCGTCGTTAGAAGATTGGTATGTAACACAGTCTCGCTGGTCGTAATCATTGTTGGTTGCCTCTTCTTCTCCATTCCTTTCGAATCAAGACCAATTCGAAATCGCCCGGATCTCAAAATACCCAAAATCGTAACACGAAATCACTAAATAGTTTTTTCCACGATGAAAGGGAGAGGGGGCACACGGTAAGCACCGAGATCCTCGCCTAGCCTAGTATCCAAGTTAACTCCCTAGCAATGGCGGACAGCTGCAACGCCACAACGATGCAAACTTCTAACCCCCTCTGCTCTTCATCGTTCTGCTGCCAACGACGCAACTTACACTGCCGTATAAAACGTTACTTGCACcccattctatatttttttttcatttatataaaaataggatCTGAtaacattcatatataataatttttaatgattgtttGAAACAAGGAttcaaattatgttttttcttattaatatattatatacatttataaaattaaaattatttctgaaaatatttattattataaaattggtatttatattaattaaaatattaatgttcaattaaattaactttattaacaacaaaaaatgaaatattcaaatgtgtaatcatttatttcatttatacaaaacaataattgtaataattatatatatgtgccaattattattatatatttattttttaattaattgtatactaattttttcaatatgtattttcattaattatgttattcaatatatataattcaatatttataatcacattcaattttacatttttatgtaGCATGTTTTACTATTTACGATACTGTTTTCAGTAAGATTTACGAAACTATTGGTCAAATCGATATGCGTGCGCACATCAATGCATATTCCATATTAGGCGGgaaagatattaattgattatatgttaaaaaaacataaattttcatttaaaaattaactataaaatatttttcatacattaattatataaattatatattctaggctcaaataatataagaataaataagaaataattttatatgaagttTACATTCTAAAGCGACATCTAGATGGCCctgaattaatgaattaatattagcgCCTCCTATACAGTGAAcctatattgaaaatatctaaattaaggAAAacctttaatataatataaattatgaaattttcaaaaatatacaaatattttttttaattcgtctctattttattttagtttttaatttttttatttaatattattataaatagatattaattttcattaaaaatagttatatgaaatataactgtaatatatttttaaaaatattaaaaattataaaacttttttaaattttttattaattttatttctatacgagatataattaaaataaatacatattatattagttaaaatttagtaaatttcacattaaaattttttatgaatttaaatttaatgtgtatataatgaaaactaattattattataattacttatgtaataaaatttattatattttgcgaaatatatatgtattcatctttttaatgtatcattaaagtacaaaattttcttgttgaaataaaatattatttttaagtttgttaagataaaatagaatataaaaattttatttaattatatgaatatataatgtatttaattaaaaatttattatgatatttttaattataatataataaataaaatataata
The sequence above is drawn from the Apis cerana isolate GH-2021 linkage group LG11, AcerK_1.0, whole genome shotgun sequence genome and encodes:
- the LOC107997211 gene encoding nucleolin isoform X1 yields the protein MEKKRQPTMITTSETVLHTNLLTTTGQRLTPTGKISHAKTRVYTQRYRKEWEQMPDFKGWLTSVPFQPTRAYCMYCKKNLHAHRLSLLKHTCTMKHQRAALLHEAEEKKKAAARKANIGEEVEVEEVEEIEAIEHTQTEIEENEDEVEYVVERLETDDELDEAQIKDPSEDVGGEVEDEEEEEEEEDVSHLQMPSDEEDVKHSIKKIKIERVENCEDSLTEAMDHMQSEYLEETDNHGTVQMEMVVESEDQSNSEMQVVSILPDTEDSNKESPKESRENGRTIRRNDNKFADRKSAKLLQDECKQQGDSGIMMACPLPILGTAYQINSSVASTTNTIGVLQPVNTIPIAPAQNKTITLTSGGKTLTLTGGTFQPGTQYVLSKLKGKFPTLVMADKKTAIAANQAEDATKGVQITKDQLAVASTSYQSPKKHVLLKTIKSPTVKKPRISTHVVDTSKGLPIGGLQVSLYKLMDGRWTFLNESNTSPNGRCVDLVDNMKVNFTAGRYKIHFDVDKYFTLRRIETMYPFIEIVFDVKNPAGHYHIPVLLSPFGYTTYRGSER
- the LOC107997211 gene encoding uncharacterized protein LOC107997211 isoform X2, producing MEKKRQPTMITTSETVLHTNLLTTTGQRLTPTGKISHAKTRVYTQRYRKEWEQMPDFKGWLTSVPFQPTRAYCMYCKKNLHAHRLSLLKHTCTMKHQRAALLHEAEEKKKAAARKANIGEEVEVEEVEEIEAIEHTQTEIEENEDEVEYVVERLETDDELDEAQIKDPSEDVGGEVEDEEEEEEEEDVSHLQMPSDEEDVKHSIKKIKIERVENCEDSLTEAMDHMQSEYLEETDNHGTVQMEMVVESEDQSNSEMQVVSILPDTEDSNKESPKESRENGRTIRRNDNKFADRKSAKLLQDECKQQGDSGIMMACPLPILGTAYQINSSVASTTNTIGVLQPVNTIPIAPAQNKTITLTSGGKTLTLTANQAEDATKGVQITKDQLAVASTSYQSPKKHVLLKTIKSPTVKKPRISTHVVDTSKGLPIGGLQVSLYKLMDGRWTFLNESNTSPNGRCVDLVDNMKVNFTAGRYKIHFDVDKYFTLRRIETMYPFIEIVFDVKNPAGHYHIPVLLSPFGYTTYRGSER